From the genome of Candidatus Zixiibacteriota bacterium:
ATGGTCAAGCCGTGTCTTGGCAGCTCCACCTTTTTCAGAGACAGGCGCGAAGGGCCAAGAACCCATTTAGGGGTCGTTCACCCCTTCACACCAAAATCAAAGACGTCCGGCCGTGAATAATGACCGGCCACATCGAACATCCACTTTTGCGTTGGAATCGTCGACAGGTCAACCTCGGCGTAGAGAATCTCAGCAACCGAGTTGGCCGGTCCGGCGATAATCGCACCGGTCGGATCGACGATCAGACTATTCCCCTGGTTTACCCAGACTTTGTCTTCCGGGTAAAGATTCTTGTAGTCATATTTGTCCGGGATGTCATCCTTGTGCATACCCGGTGCGACACTGATTACGTACATGCCACCCTCGCGTGCAATATGACGCATGGCCACCTGCCAGGCCTCAGACTGATCCCAGGTGGGGGCTACGTAAAGTTGCACACCTGCCTGATACATAGCCATTCGAGGCAACGGCATGAAATTCTCCCAGCAGATCAGCCCGCCCAACTTGCCCAAACTTGTATCGAAACTGACCAGGGTACTGCCGTCGCCGGGCGCCCACATCAGACGCTCTCCCCCGGTCGGAATCAGTTTGCGGTGGCGTCCCATGATTTCGCCGGATGGACTGAGATACAGGATCGTGTTGTAGACACTTGAGTTGCTGTCGGCGCTGTTTCGTTCGTTGATCCCGATAGCGACATAGATACCGGCGCTCTTGGCGGCTTTGCAAAGTTGCGCGGTTGACTCATCCGGAATAGTCACGGCCGAGGCGAGAAAGTCTGCATACAGATCGCTTATCGCCGCCTTGTTACCGGCCGGCAGGACCCACACCCAGTCGGGGTAGCCGGAGATAAAGGCTTCGGGAAAGACGGCCAGCGATGCGCCGTTCTTACCCACTTCAACGATTAGTTGACAAGCCTTCTCGACCGATG
Proteins encoded in this window:
- a CDS encoding carbon-nitrogen hydrolase family protein translates to MSSTPTPFKVAAVQASPVFLNKEASVEKACQLIVEVGKNGASLAVFPEAFISGYPDWVWVLPAGNKAAISDLYADFLASAVTIPDESTAQLCKAAKSAGIYVAIGINERNSADSNSSVYNTILYLSPSGEIMGRHRKLIPTGGERLMWAPGDGSTLVSFDTSLGKLGGLICWENFMPLPRMAMYQAGVQLYVAPTWDQSEAWQVAMRHIAREGGMYVISVAPGMHKDDIPDKYDYKNLYPEDKVWVNQGNSLIVDPTGAIIAGPANSVAEILYAEVDLSTIPTQKWMFDVAGHYSRPDVFDFGVKG